Within Candidatus Goldiibacteriota bacterium HGW-Goldbacteria-1, the genomic segment GTAAAGCAGATAGGTGTTTTACGTTCTGAAAAGAAGTACGAAGAAGCGGATTTATTAAAGAAAAAAGCGGCGGAGACGGGTTACATCCTTGAATTCACCAAGGCGCGGACATATATCATAAGGGAGTTAAAATAGCATGTGGGTATACGGCAGAAATGTTATAAGAGAAGTAATAAAAAATGACAGAAAAATATATGAACTTGTTGTCTTGAAAGACGCGGAGAAGATGTCGGATGTAATTGAAGAGGTAAGGCAAACAGGCGCGAAAATAACAATAACTGACAAAAAGAACCTTGAAAAGATAACAGGCACAGACAAGCACCAGGGAGTTGCCGCTTCAATAGAAGGGTTAAAAGCGTGGGGCATTGACGAATTTTTACGAAAACACGCGGGAGAAGAGAATATAACAGTGGCTGTGCTGGATTCCATAGAAGACCCGCACAACCTTGGAGCTATAATTAGAAGTTGCGAAGTTTTTGGTGTCTGTGGTATAATTGTGACTTCAAAAAGGCAGTCGCCGGTGAATGATGCTGCTTATAAAGTTTCAGCCGGTGCAGCGGAATATATAGAAATGGTGGTTGTAAGCAATATTAACAACGCTCTTGAGATTTTAAAAAAGAATGGTTTCTGGATTTATGGCCTTGATTTAAAAGGCGATAAATTTATAGATGAAACAGATTTTGACAAGAAGACAGCTTTTGTCCTGGGCAATGAAGGCGCAGGAATGAGAGAACTGGTAAAGAAAAACTGCGACTTTCTTGTTAAAATAAAACAGAAAGGCAGAATTGACTCTTTAAACGTGTCAAACGCCGCCGCTGTTGTTTTCTATGAACGGATGAGGAAGATCGGCGGCTGAGAAATAATAGCGGATTAAGCTATAGGCAATTAAGCATAAGCGGGTTTCGCTATAGCTTAAATGCTTAAACTTCTAAAGTGCTATGTTTTGCCGTGGTAGCCGCGTCCTTTAGGGCGCGTTGTTTATAACGCCGAAATTTAAGAAATAAAAAGTATATGGGCTGGCGTAGCTCAGTGGTAGAGCGTCTGATTTGTAATCAGATGGTCGGAGGTTCAAGTCCTCTCGCCAGCTCCATAGAAAAATAGATAGAAAAGATCTGGTAGACGCGGGTCTTTAGCCCGCGGCAGTTGATTTAAAGATACAGAGAATTGTTCTTAAAAAGATAAAGAGATGATATGAAATAGTGGGGAGGTTCCAGAGTGGCTAAACGGGGCAGACTGTAAATCTGTTGGCTAACGCCTTCGATGGTTCGAACCCATCCCTCCCCACCATTATTTTATTTATGTGAAATATGCTTGAAATTTCAGCATATTCTTGTATAATCTTGCAGTGTTATTATATAAGTTTTGGCTTGTTCTTTAAATGCGGGAGTAGCTCAGTTGGTAGAGCGCTAGCCTTCCAAGCTGGATGTCGCCGGTTCGAACCCGGTCTCCCGCTCCATAAAGACTTGGTAGACGCGGGTCTTTAGCCCGCGGCAGTTGAAGTTGAAATAATAGCAAATTAAGCTATAGGCAGTTAAGCATAAGCGAAATATAGAAAATTAGCTCGGTTTCTTTAAAAGGTTAGGTTAATTGAAATCATACACAGATGGGCGCTTAGCTCAGTTGGTTAGAGCATCTGCCTTACAAGCAGAGGGTCGGGGGTTCGAGTCCCTCAGCGCCCACCATAAAATTTACGTAGTTGAAATTGTAGTGAAGATAGTAGATAATATAAAAACCGCTTATAACAAAAAGTTTAGCGGGGGTGTAGCTCAGTTGGTTAGAGCGTCTGCCTGTCACGCAGAAGGTCGCGAGTTCGAGCCTCGTCACTCCCGCCATAAAATAAAAAACCCGCTTAACCGCGGGTTTTTTATTTTATGGCAGAGAATCGACAATCGATAATTGAGAAATATAATACAAAGTCAATTCGGGCGATTCTCGATTCTCGATTTTCAGCAGTTAGCCGGCCTTGTCGTAGAGAATCGAGAAATAAGGCATGGATATAGAATCGCGCCGGAAGGCGAGCATTGACGGGCAATTCTCGATTCTCGATTTTCGGCAGTTAGCCGGCCTTATGGCAAAGAATAGAGAAAACGATAATCGATAAATAAGGCATGGATATAGAATCGCGCCGGAAGGCGAGCATTGACGTACAATTCTCGATTCTCGATTTTCGGTGTTTGCAGTGTATTTGTATTTAATGAAACCATAT encodes:
- a CDS encoding 23S rRNA (guanosine(2251)-2'-O)-methyltransferase RlmB — encoded protein: MWVYGRNVIREVIKNDRKIYELVVLKDAEKMSDVIEEVRQTGAKITITDKKNLEKITGTDKHQGVAASIEGLKAWGIDEFLRKHAGEENITVAVLDSIEDPHNLGAIIRSCEVFGVCGIIVTSKRQSPVNDAAYKVSAGAAEYIEMVVVSNINNALEILKKNGFWIYGLDLKGDKFIDETDFDKKTAFVLGNEGAGMRELVKKNCDFLVKIKQKGRIDSLNVSNAAAVVFYERMRKIGG